In Desulfuromonas sp., a genomic segment contains:
- a CDS encoding toxin-antitoxin system toxin subunit, whose protein sequence is MVLRVTMAILGEILSSKAREKVFQHLFDGQSAELHVRELERRTGCSIGTIQTELKKLSRLELVNSRRDGNRLYYFANREHPLYSNICGLVSKTVGMVALLNTAISELHDVEIAFLFGSMADGTSGAQSDVDLMVVGSLGLRTLTATLSTVSESIGREINPHVITVSEFRKRVQSEEHFIMSVMNSSRVYVKGGDYEFGKLVD, encoded by the coding sequence ATGGTATTAAGGGTCACTATGGCGATACTTGGTGAGATATTATCTTCGAAGGCTCGAGAGAAAGTTTTTCAGCATCTCTTTGATGGGCAATCGGCAGAACTTCATGTGCGTGAACTTGAACGTCGCACGGGGTGTTCAATCGGAACCATTCAAACGGAATTAAAGAAGCTCTCGAGGCTTGAGTTGGTCAACAGCAGACGTGATGGCAATCGCTTGTATTACTTTGCTAACCGTGAGCATCCACTTTATTCAAATATCTGTGGCCTGGTCAGTAAGACCGTCGGTATGGTTGCCTTATTGAACACTGCGATTTCTGAATTACATGACGTAGAAATTGCTTTTTTGTTTGGCTCTATGGCAGATGGGACGTCAGGTGCTCAGAGTGATGTCGACCTCATGGTTGTCGGTTCACTAGGGCTGAGAACTTTAACAGCAACGCTTTCGACGGTTTCCGAATCAATCGGGCGCGAGATCAACCCGCATGTGATCACGGTAAGTGAATTTCGCAAACGAGTCCAGTCTGAAGAGCATTTTATTATGTCTGTTATGAACTCATCAAGGGTTTATGTCAAAGGGGGAGATTATGAGTTTGGAAAGCTGGTTGACTAA